One Rosa chinensis cultivar Old Blush chromosome 3, RchiOBHm-V2, whole genome shotgun sequence DNA window includes the following coding sequences:
- the LOC112194793 gene encoding vacuolar cation/proton exchanger 3 isoform X1, producing MASNQEPWLLENGNPKGLTKEHRKRSAHNRSSSSLRKKSDRTLISKIPCSLLRQFLANLQEVILGTKLSVLFPAIPAAILADSFGFGRPWVFALSLIGLMPLAERVSFLTEQIAFFTGPTVGGLLNATCGNATELIIAIFALSQHKITVVKYSLLGSILSNLLLVLGTSLFCGGIANLRREQKYDRRQADVNSLMLLLALLCHLLPLLFTFAAGESVATVDSTLHLSRASSIIMLIAYAAYIVFQLWTHRELFEAQEESDDDDAAEEEAAVIGFWSGFVWLVGMTGVIALLSEYIVGTIEEASDSWGLSVSFISIILLPIVGNAAEHAGAVIFAFKNKLDITLGVALGSATQIAMFVVPFCVIVAWIMGINMDLNFSLLETGSLALSILATAFTLQDGTSHYLKGLILLLCYIIIGACFFVSQAPLNGPNSVNLRLKTTAGSVFGA from the exons ATGGCTTCAAACCAAGAACCATGGCTGTTGGAAAATGGCAACCCCAAAGGCCTAACTAAGGAGCACCGGAAGAGGTCCGCTCACAACAGGTCCTCCTCTTCACTGAGGAAGAAGTCTGATCGTACGCTCATCTCGAAAATTCCATGTTCACTTCTTAGACAATTTCTGGCCAATCTCCAGGAGGTTATTTTGGGTACCAAACTCTCGGTTCTATTCCCGGCCATCCCGGCAGCCATTTTGGCCGACTCTTTTGGCTTTGGAAGA CCTTGGGTCTTCGCTCTGAGCCTCATTGGACTAATGCCATTAGCAGAACGTGTTAGTTTCCTCACAGA ACAGATTGCTTTTTTCACCGGTCCAACAG TGGGAGGGCTTCTTAACGCGACATGTGGCAACGCCACCGAGCTGATTATAGCTATCTTTGCTCTGAGCCAACACAAAATCACAGTAGTGAAGTACTCCCTTTTGGGATCGATACTCTCCAACCTTCTGTTGGTCCTCGGCACCTCCCTCTTCTGCGGTGGCATTGCTAACCTCAGAAGGGAACAAAAATATGACAGA AGACAAGCTGACGTGAACTCATTGATGCTGCTGCTGGCGCTGCTGTGTCACTTGCTGCCACTGCTCTTCACTTTCGCCGCAGGAGAGTCCGTGGCTACCGTAGACTCCACGCTCCATCTGTCGAGAGCTAGCAGCATTATCATGCTGATTGCTTACGCTGCCTACATTGTCTTCCAGCTCTGGACTCACCGCGAGTTATTTGAAGCTCAGGAG GAAtcggatgatgatgatgctgcCGAGGAAGAAGCAGCTGTAATTGGATTCTGGAGTGGTTTTGTGTGGCTGGTTGGAATGACTGGAGTCATAGctttgttgtctgagtataTAGTGGGAACAATTGAG GAAGCATCCGATTCTTGGGGGTTGTCTGTGAGCTTCATCAGCATAATCCTGCTACCTATTGTTGGCAATGCAGCAGAACATGCAGGAGCTGTCATTTTTGCTTTCAAGAACAAGCTG GATATAACTCTTGGTGTTGCATTGGGTTCTGCAACTCAAATTGCCATGTTTGTG GTTCCATTTTGTGTCATTGTAGCTTGGATTATGGGTATTAACATGGATCTCAATTTCAGTCTCCTTGAGACTGGCTCTCTTGCTTTATCAATCCTAGCCACAGCCTTCACATTGCAG GATGGCACTTCTCACTACCTGAAAGGACTGATTCTTCTGCTGTGCTACATTATTATTGGAGCCTGTTTTTTTGTATCTCAAGCTCCACTTA ATGGACCAAACAGTGTCAATCTGAGACTTAAAACTACAGCTGGATCAGTCTTTGGAGCTTAA
- the LOC112194793 gene encoding vacuolar cation/proton exchanger 3 isoform X2 — protein MASNQEPWLLENGNPKGLTKEHRKRSAHNRSSSSLRKKSDRTLISKIPCSLLRQFLANLQEVILGTKLSVLFPAIPAAILADSFGFGRPWVFALSLIGLMPLAERVSFLTEQIAFFTGPTVGGLLNATCGNATELIIAIFALSQHKITVVKYSLLGSILSNLLLVLGTSLFCGGIANLRREQKYDRRQADVNSLMLLLALLCHLLPLLFTFAAGESVATVDSTLHLSRASSIIMLIAYAAYIVFQLWTHRELFEAQESDDDDAAEEEAAVIGFWSGFVWLVGMTGVIALLSEYIVGTIEEASDSWGLSVSFISIILLPIVGNAAEHAGAVIFAFKNKLDITLGVALGSATQIAMFVVPFCVIVAWIMGINMDLNFSLLETGSLALSILATAFTLQDGTSHYLKGLILLLCYIIIGACFFVSQAPLNGPNSVNLRLKTTAGSVFGA, from the exons ATGGCTTCAAACCAAGAACCATGGCTGTTGGAAAATGGCAACCCCAAAGGCCTAACTAAGGAGCACCGGAAGAGGTCCGCTCACAACAGGTCCTCCTCTTCACTGAGGAAGAAGTCTGATCGTACGCTCATCTCGAAAATTCCATGTTCACTTCTTAGACAATTTCTGGCCAATCTCCAGGAGGTTATTTTGGGTACCAAACTCTCGGTTCTATTCCCGGCCATCCCGGCAGCCATTTTGGCCGACTCTTTTGGCTTTGGAAGA CCTTGGGTCTTCGCTCTGAGCCTCATTGGACTAATGCCATTAGCAGAACGTGTTAGTTTCCTCACAGA ACAGATTGCTTTTTTCACCGGTCCAACAG TGGGAGGGCTTCTTAACGCGACATGTGGCAACGCCACCGAGCTGATTATAGCTATCTTTGCTCTGAGCCAACACAAAATCACAGTAGTGAAGTACTCCCTTTTGGGATCGATACTCTCCAACCTTCTGTTGGTCCTCGGCACCTCCCTCTTCTGCGGTGGCATTGCTAACCTCAGAAGGGAACAAAAATATGACAGA AGACAAGCTGACGTGAACTCATTGATGCTGCTGCTGGCGCTGCTGTGTCACTTGCTGCCACTGCTCTTCACTTTCGCCGCAGGAGAGTCCGTGGCTACCGTAGACTCCACGCTCCATCTGTCGAGAGCTAGCAGCATTATCATGCTGATTGCTTACGCTGCCTACATTGTCTTCCAGCTCTGGACTCACCGCGAGTTATTTGAAGCTCAG GAAtcggatgatgatgatgctgcCGAGGAAGAAGCAGCTGTAATTGGATTCTGGAGTGGTTTTGTGTGGCTGGTTGGAATGACTGGAGTCATAGctttgttgtctgagtataTAGTGGGAACAATTGAG GAAGCATCCGATTCTTGGGGGTTGTCTGTGAGCTTCATCAGCATAATCCTGCTACCTATTGTTGGCAATGCAGCAGAACATGCAGGAGCTGTCATTTTTGCTTTCAAGAACAAGCTG GATATAACTCTTGGTGTTGCATTGGGTTCTGCAACTCAAATTGCCATGTTTGTG GTTCCATTTTGTGTCATTGTAGCTTGGATTATGGGTATTAACATGGATCTCAATTTCAGTCTCCTTGAGACTGGCTCTCTTGCTTTATCAATCCTAGCCACAGCCTTCACATTGCAG GATGGCACTTCTCACTACCTGAAAGGACTGATTCTTCTGCTGTGCTACATTATTATTGGAGCCTGTTTTTTTGTATCTCAAGCTCCACTTA ATGGACCAAACAGTGTCAATCTGAGACTTAAAACTACAGCTGGATCAGTCTTTGGAGCTTAA